A section of the Pochonia chlamydosporia 170 chromosome 2, whole genome shotgun sequence genome encodes:
- a CDS encoding 4-nitrophenylphosphatase (similar to Metarhizium acridum CQMa 102 XP_007806724.1), whose product MTGERNIPQRPIDMASSPKYLTGDKASINEFIDKFDTFLFDCDGVLWSGDHVFDGVPETIMMLKARGKRTVFVTNNSTKSREDYLQKLSNLHIPCEKEDVFGSSYSAAVYISHILKLPSGKNKVFAIGEAGVEKELAAEGIPCIGGTDPNFRRDITPDDFKALAEGTSLDPEVGVVLCGLDFHINYLKLSTALHYLQRGAIFLATNTDSTLPMHHSFFMGAGSCMIPLEYASGKKPLELGKPSQAMMDAVEGKFQLDRSKTCMIGDRLNTDIKFGIEGKLGGTLHVLTGVHKKEDWDREDAVAVPAYYADKLSDLAVVA is encoded by the exons ATGACCGGTGAGAGGAATATTCCTCAACGGCCCATAGACATGGCCTCGTCACCGAAATACCTCACTGGCGATAAGGCCTCGATCAATGAGTTCattgacaagtttgat ACGTTTCTGTTCGACTGCGATG GAGTCCTCTGGTCTGGCGACCATGTATTCGACGGCGTGCCCGAGACAATCATGATGCTCAAAGCCCGAG GCAAACGAACCGTCTTTGTGACCAATAATTCCACAAAATCTCGCGAAGACTACCTCCAGAAACTATCTAACCTCCACATCCCCTGCGAAAAGGAAGACGTTTTCGGCTCTTCCTACTCCGCAGCAGTCTACATTTCACACATCCTCAAATTACCCTCAGGGAAGAACAAagtctttgccattggcgaAGCAGGCGTAGAAAAGGAACTCGCTGCCGAAGGTATCCCCTGCATCGGCGGCACTGACCCCAATTTCCGGAGGGACATCACACCCGACGACTTCAAAGCCCTTGCTGAGGGAACATCGCTTGATCCAGAAGTTGGAGTTGTGCTATGCGGGCTGGACTTCCATATCAACTACCTGAAGCTTTCTACTGCGCTGCACTACTTGCAACGTGGGGCGATTTTTCTCGCAACAAACACTGATTCCACGCTTCCCATGCATCATAGTTTCTTTATGGGCGCGGGCTCCTGCATGATTCCGTTGGAGTATGCGAGTGGAAAGAAGCCCTTGGAGTTGGGGAAGCCCAGTCAGGCTATGATGGATGCGGTCGAGGGTAAGTTCCAGCTGGATCGGTCCAAGACTTGCATGATTGGAGATCGTTTGAATACGGATATCAAGTTTGGCATTGAGGGAAAATTGGGCGGGACGCTGCATGTTCTCACCGGTGTGCATAAGAAGGAGGATTGGGATAGAGAGGATGCAGTGGCTGTCCCTGCTTACTATGCTGACAAGTTGAGTGATCTTGCGGTCGTAGCTTAG
- a CDS encoding C2H2 finger domain-containing protein (similar to Metarhizium acridum CQMa 102 XP_007806714.1) produces MQSSSRPLTLQRPSVSSPSATAIPGRQSHARNNSHSLLSTSLNANHRVTRRKSVTNPGPNVAALTAAVANGEQMAAIPIANGGRRNTVSKAALAKTALVGSLPSPPASLPANKTIPEIKHEIHDSAIDDGNDVSADEANKSQNARIRRASDGSPLVKESKKSNRVEVRCDKCGKSYKHSSCLTKHLWEHTPEWSFTSKLLISKHQQVQLLEAASVLVAMNDKESTATPPDSTKDSGSEPDSSSPAASGYSEQIERQSSADTTPPPMLEESGLSGLSYRDSNGAGFARSYQSAVSGSIPNGSMFGHFRQPSHERRPPSSGANRTGEDDRDLAAAVELLSCSFNSNNGSHGTITVPSDAPPVPPVPAQYLDQAPSFSSAGFINSFPSRQPESFTRGEIRRGSQDVKMEDSDDDFDMQSRARSDEDDDGVFGRMEE; encoded by the exons ATGCAATCCTCCTCTAGGCCATTGACGCTCCAGCGTCCGTCCGTCTCGAGCCCCTCGGCCACCGCGATACCCGGTCGACAGTCCCATGCTCGAAATAACTCCCACTCTCTCCTCTCCACTTCCCTCAATGCAAACCACCGCGTAACTCGACGCAAGTCCGTCACGAACCCGGGTCCCAATGTAGCTGCCCTCACCGCTGCCGTTGCCAACGGCGAGCAGATGGCTGCTATCCCCATCGCCAACGGAGGCCGACGCAATACCGTATCTAAAGCTGCCCTCGCGAAGACGGCCCTTGTTGGCAgcctcccctcccctcctgCCAGTCTGCCCGCGAACAAGACCATACCCGAAATCAAGCACGAAATTCACGACAGTGCCATCGACGACGGAAATGACGTGTCGGCGGATGAAGCCAACAAGTCACAGAATGCCCGCATTCGACGGGCCAGTGACGGCTCCCCCCTCGTGAAGGAGTCCAAGAAGAGCAACCGCGTCGAGGTACGCTGCGACAAGTGCGGCAAGAGCTACAAGCATAGCAGTTGCTTGACCAAGCATTT ATGGGAGCATACGCCCGAATGGTCCTTCACGTCAAAGCTGCTCATCTCAAAGCACCAGCAAGTGCAGCTTTTGGAAGCCGCCTCCGTACTTGTCGCTATGAACGACAAGGAGAGCacggcaacaccaccagatTCAACCAAGGATTCTGGCAGCGAGCCTGATTCTTCATCGCCCGCCGCCTCCGGCTACTCGGAGCAGATTGAACGCCAAAGCTCGGCCGATACCACCCCGCCGCCCATGCTGGAAGAATCAGGCCTCAGCGGATTGTCCTACCGTGACAGCAATGGTGCTGGGTTCGCCCGAAGCTACCAGTCTGCTGTCTCGGGAAGCATTCCTAATGGCTCCATGTTTGGGCACTTCCGACAGCCCAGTCACGAGCGTCGACCACCATCATCTGGTGCTAACCGCACCGGTGAGGATGACCGTGACTTGGCCGCTGCTGTCGAGCTACTCAGCTGCAGtttcaacagcaacaatggGTCTCACGGCACTATAACAGTGCCGTCAGATGCACCACCTGTACCACCAGTTCCTGCCCAGTACCTTGACCAGGCTCCTTCGTTTTCGAGTGCGGGATTCATCAACAGTTTCCCTAGTCGTCAACCGGAGAGTTTCACTCGGGGTGAGATACGCCGTGGCAGCCAGGATGTTAAGATGGAAGACAGCGATGACGACTTCGACATGCAATCTCGAGCTCGAagtgacgaagatgatgatggcgttttTGGTCGTATGGAGGAGTAG
- a CDS encoding Sin3 binding protein (similar to Metarhizium robertsii ARSEF 23 XP_007822226.1) — MASLASAARDIPLASPNRDNLTVVAARSDPATVARSHTLPTPPNSISPALPAHGLKAQLQKAKLEPIDSDLDLHDNASNHGRSLSPAALESAGAITAPMLAKYHLPEILLNHGPLAIRHIMGYLTTSVPGFSGIPPTKARRLVVGALEGRGGEGGGVEGDVEFEKVGWGRWDAKRRGMAGRDRQGTPPSSYGSAIPISKAGGRGARGSMADEAFHFSHDDNDIHMMMETEADKMSMDGSASASCSEAPDDDVVMNDDPEDVTDDEDWAAMGAAALRADSYPNMAAAQSNGNMRSPNFPPVGGLRTFSVSSGMARPPQPTNLDLSALACASDAQEREAVEALLRLGSV, encoded by the coding sequence ATGGCTTCCCTGGCATCAGCTGCTCGTGATATCCCCCTGGCCTCCCCGAACCGAGACAACTTAACTGTTGTAGCGGCGAGGAGTGACCCGGCGACTGTGGCACGATCTCATACCCTCCCTACTCCTCCCAACTCCATATCTCCCGCTTTACCAGCTCACGGTTTGAAGGCGCAACTGCAAAAGGCCAAGCTTGAGCCCATCGACTCAGACTTGGATCTGCATGATAACGCAAGCAACCACGGGCGGTCGCTATCTCCAGCTGCCCTGGAATCAGCAGGCGCCATCACTGCGCCCATGTTGGCCAAATACCATTTACCAGAGATTCTGCTCAACCACGGACCTCTGGCTATACGGCACATCATGGGCTATTTGACGACGTCGGTACCAGGCTTCTCGGGTATTCCCCCGACAAAGGCACGGAGACTAGTTGTGGGCGCGTTGGAGggccgaggaggagaaggaggaggcgtGGAAGGTGACGTGGAGTTTGAAAAGGTAGGCTGGGGACGGTGGGATGCGAAGCGACGAGGTATGGCAGGCCGTGACCGTCAAGGAACGCCGCCGTCCTCCTACGGTTCTGCGATTCCCATCTCCAAGGCCGGTGGCAGGGGAGCAAGGGGTTCGATGGCTGACGAAGCCTTCCACTTCTCCCACGATGACAACGACATTCATATGATGATGGAGACAGAGGCCGACAAGATGTCCATGGACGGTTCGGCATCGGCTTCCTGCTCCGAAGCACcagacgatgatgttgtcatgAACGATGATCCGGAGGATGTTACGGACGACGAGGATTGGGCCGCAATGGGTGCCGCTGCACTCAGGGCCGATTCCTACCccaacatggctgctgctCAGTCAAATGGGAACATGCGCTCCCCAAACTTCCCTCCGGTTGGTGGATTGCGAACGTTCTCGGTCAGCTCGGGAATGGCGCGACCACCGCAACCAACAAATCTCGATCTTTCCGCGTTAGCTTGCGCATCGGATGCGCAGGAACGTGAGGCCGTCGAGGCTCTTCTACGACTTGGTTCTGTATAA
- a CDS encoding DNA topoisomerase III (similar to Aspergillus terreus NIH2624 XP_001209597.1), whose product MRVLCVAEKPSISKAVAGHLSGGSMQTHNTRNQYIKNYSFDFDFGQPWGSCSVTMTCVTGHLTAVEFTNEYKNWSYPPPETLFNAPIVTNVYDDKKTIAKNLADQAKYARLLVIWTDCDREGEHIGQEIVDAARKGNADIQVKRAKFSNVERAHVLSAARRLIDLDGRQVDAVSTRIELDLRIGYAFTRFMTNSLRPLGGPMENLTLSYGSCQFPTLGFVVDRYFRVKNFVPEPFWSIKVMHNRDGKKVNFSWARNRLFDRMTTILLYERCLAAKTAKVANVQEKPTRKYKPLPLTTVELQKAATRLLRISGQQAMSIAENLYNKGFISYPRTETDRFDKGMNLKALVQKQTPDQRWGQFAQGLVNGAFKQPREGKHDDKAHPPIHPITYAAPSVLNFDESRLYEYVVRRFLACCSEDAVGMATDVDLQYADENFSAHGVIVLERNYLDVFIYDKWENTIELPKFTKGETFQPTEAMMTEGKTSPPNYLTEADLIALMDANGIGTDATMAEHIQKIQDREYVATIERSGATAGDDADGTQDEILSSSRGGRGRGRGRGGRGRGNSTLSNGRRGGIRVFVPTQLGVALILGYDRMNFETSLGKPFLRKEMELKMKAICEGRTTRAVVLRESITQYRQVFMQTQEKLDVLRAACREFVFAQPALDQSCCDPTTDPEVRQIDTGNPRNRRRKCLDLYPSLDWAQSDNGLGNA is encoded by the exons ATGAGGGTTCTTTGTGTGGCTGAAAAGCCTTCAATttccaaggctgttgccgGCCacttgtctggtggaagCATGCAAACC CACAATACAAGGAATCAATACATCAAGAACTACTCGTTTGATTTCGACTTTGGCCAACCTTGGGGGTCATGTTCCGTCACAATGACCTGCGTCACTGGTCACCTTACCGCTGTCGAGTTTACCAACGAGTACAAGAATTGGAGCTATCCTCCGCCAGAGACTTTGTTCAACGCTCCTATAGTTACCAATGTTTACGAT GATAAGAAGACTATAGCCAAAAACCTAGCAGACCAAGCCAAGTACGCCCGTCTTTTGGTGATATGGACGGATTGCGATCGTGAAGGCGAACATATCGGGCAGGAAATTGTGGACGCTGCTCGCAAAGGTAATGCCGATATACAAGTCAAGCGAGCCAAGTTTAGCAATGTTGAACGAGC CCATGTCCTCTCTGCAGCCAGAAGATTGATTGATCTGGACGGGAGGCAAGTCGATGCCGTTTCTACAAgaattgaacttgacctgcGCATCGGTTATGCGTTTACACGATTCATGACGAATAGCCTGCGGCCGCTTGGTGGTCCAATGGAAAATCTAACGCTGAGCTACg GATCTTGCCAGTTTCCCACATTGGGTTTCGTGGTTGATCGATATTTTCGTGTCAAGAATTTCGTTCCAGAACCATTCTGGAGTATCAAAGTCATGCACAATCGGGACGGCAAGAAAGTGAACTTCAGTTGGGCTAGGAATAGACTTTTTGATCGCATGACAACCATTCTTCTTTACGAAAGATGCCTCGCGGCAAAAACAGCAAAAGTGGCCAACGTACAAGAAAAGCCGACACGGAAATACAAGCCTTTGCCACTGACGACGGTCGAGCTCCAGAAAGCTGCTACTCGCCTACTTCGGATAAGCGGTCAACAAGCTATGTCGATTGCGGAAAACTTATACAACAAGGGGTTCATATCTTATCCTCGCACTGAGACTGATCGATTTGACAAAGGCATGAATTTGAAGGCGCTGGTCCAGAAGCAGACTCCAGACCAACGATGGGGCCAATTTGCTCAAGGCTTGGTCAATGGAGCGTTTAAACAGCCACGAGAAGGCAAGCATGACGACAAGGCACATCCACCAATCCATCCCATCACCTATGCGGCACCTAGCGTCCTAAACTTCGACGAAAGCCGTCTATACGAATATGTTGTCCGACGATTTCTGGCGTGTTGCTCTGAAGATGCCGTCGGCATGGCTACCGACGTTGATCTGCAATATGCAGATGAGAACTTCAGCGCGCACGGTGTTATTGTGCTCGAGAGAAACTATCTTGATGTTTTCATATACGACAAGTGGGAAAACACGATCGAACTACCCAAATTCACCAAAGGCGAAACATTCCAGCCTACAGAAGCAATGATGACCGAGGGCAAGACCTCACCACCTAACTATCTCACAGAGGCTGATCTGATTGCATTAATGGACGCCAACGGGATAGGGACAGAtgcaacaatggcagagcACATTCAGAAAATCCAAGATAGAGAGTACGTTGCTACTATTGAACGAAGCGGTGCAACAGCAGGAGACGACGCTGATGGCACGCAAGATGAGAtattgtcgtcgtccagaGGTGGTAGAGGAAGAGGCAGGGGACGTGGAGGAAGGGGCCGTGGGAATTCAACATTATCTAATGGCAGAAGAGGTGGTATCCGTGTCTTTGTCCCAACACAGCTGGGAGTCGCCCTGATCTTAGGGTACGACCGGATGAATTTCGAAACCAGTCTTGGTAAACCGTTTCTGCGCAAGGAAATGGAgctcaagatgaaggcaATTTGCGAAGGTCGAACAACAAGAGCGGTCGTCCTCCGTGAAAGCATAACCCAATACCGGCAAGTCTTTATGCAGACGCAAGAGAAGCTAGATGTTCTTCGTGCC GCTTGTCGCGAATTCGTGTTTGCTCAGCCA GCTCTGGATCAGTCATGCTGTGATCCTACTACCGATCCCGAGGTGCGCCAAATAGATACAGGCAACCCACGCAACCGAAGACGAAAATGCTTGGACCTCTACCCAAGCCTGGATTGGGCTCAGTCTGACAATGGCCTCGGCAACGCTTGA
- a CDS encoding Ku family DNA helicase (similar to Neosartorya fischeri NRRL 181 XP_001265831.1) encodes MADKEATVFILDLGASMAKKHSGRKESDLDWSMRYVWDKITDIVAANRKTLCVGVVGLRTDETDNKLQGDDGYENISVIQPLSQITMSGLRALQTSVKPNRTMSGDAISAIVVAVDMIDTFTKKLKWIRKIVLVTDGQGELDGDDVGDIAKKMNDSNIQLTVLGVDFDSPDYGFKEEDKAVTKAENEKVLKNLTEQCNDGIFATMAEAIDELDTPRVKSVKPYKTYDGSLTLGDPAKLPSAMNINVERYFKTHLARPLGASTVVVKSDQATQSTQTLDYDPMDGLEFSAVKQARTYKVNDPDAPGGKRDVEFESLAKGYEYGRTAVHISESEYNITKLETEKSFSIVGFVPWTKYEPFLNMGEVCVTHARKNDTKSELALSSLIWALLELESYAVARIVTKDGKDPLLVLLAPQIEPGLECLYDIPLPFAEDVRTYQFPPLDKVITVSGQTLTKHRLLPSDELAEAMSDYVDAMDLSTYGQDDEGNAAEYAPIDETYNPAIHRVNNAVKMRAAHPDKPVPETPASLLRFSSPPEDLIENVQSRIDSLVELAEVKKVPPKAKGRRNRETVKPISGLDVDALLGEDKKRTISEDNPVPDFKRALSTADEMDQIEDATKQMGTIVRTLITDSFGDSKYPRATECLGVMREELINMEEPELFNTFVRDLKKSLLSGALGGDRRDYWFKIRWSRLGLIDQNQSEVSKVTHDEAEEFYKSR; translated from the exons ATGGCGGACAAGGAAGCAACCGTGTTCATCCTGGATCTCGGCGCCTcaatggccaagaagcacTCTGGCCGAAAGGAATCAGACCTGGACTGGAGCATGCGATATGTGTGGGACAAGATTACTGATATTGTTGCAGCAAACCGAAAGACTCTATGCGTCGGTGTTGTCGGATTGAGAACAGATGAGACCGACAATAAGCTGCAGGGGGACGATGGGTACGAGAACATCTCCGTGATACAACCGCTGAGCCAGATTACCATGTCGGGCTTGAGGGCGCTTCAAACATCGGTGAAACCAAATCGAACCATGTCAGGCGATGCCATTTCGGCCAttgtggttgcggttgaTATGATTGATACCTTCACGAAGAAACTCAAGTGGATACGGAAAATTGTGCTGGTTACagatggccaaggcgaacTGGATGGAGACGACGTTGGGGATATTGCTAAGAAGATGAACGATTCAAACATTCAGCTGACTGTCTT GGGTGTGGATTTTGATTCACCCGACTACGGCTTTAAGGAGGAGGATAAAGCGGTTACAAAG GCAGAAAACGAGAAGGTCTTAAAGAATTTAACTGAGCAATGCAACGATGGAATTTTTGCTACCATGGCCGAAGCTATAGACGAACTGGACACACCCCGAGTCAAATCAGTCAAGCCATACAAGACATACGATGGCTCACTCACTCTCGGAGATCCTGCAAAGCTTCCTTCGGCAATGAATATCAATGTAGAACGATATTTCAAGACCCATCTAGCCCGACCGCTCGGTGCGAGCACCGTCGTGGTCAAATCTGACCAGGCAACACAGTCAACCCAAACCTTGGATTACGATCCTATGGATGGCCTTGAATTTTCAGCGGTGAAACAAGCCAGAACATACAAAGTCAATGACCCTGATGCACCTGGCGGCAAGCGTGATGTTGAGTTTGAGTCACTTGCCAAGGGGTATGAGTACGGACGGACGGCCGTGCATATCAGCGAGTCGGAATACAACATTACGAAGTTGGAAACCGAGAAGAGCTTTTCCATCGTGGGATTTGTCCCATGGACAAAA TACGAACCGTTTCTCAACATGGGAGAAGTTTGCGTCACCCATGCCAGGAAAAATGATACCAAATCAGAGCTGGCACTCTCATCGCTGATATGGGCACTTCTTGAGCTTGAGTCGTATGCTGTTGCGCGCATAGTTACCAAGGACGGAAAGGATCCATTGCTGGTCCTTTTGGCTCCTCAGATTGAACCCGGATTAGAATGTCTCTATGACATTCCCTTACCATTTGCTGAAGATGTGCGAACTTACCAGTTTCCACCTTTGGACAAGGTTATTACGGTTAGCGGCCAGACCTTGACCAAACACCGGCTATTGCCCTCAGACGAGCTCGCCGAAGCAATGAGCGACTacgtcgatgccatggatCTTTCCACGTACGGCCAGGATGACGAGGG CAACGCGGCCGAATATGCACCAATTGACGAGACTTATAACCCAGCCATTCACAGAGTAAACAATGCCGTCAAGATGCGAGCAGCCCACCCCGACAAACCAGTCCCTGAAACACCAGCCAGTTTGCTGAGATTTTCGTCACCGCCAGAAGATCTCATTGAGAATGTTCAGTCCAGAATAGATAGTCTGGTTGAGCTAGCCGAGGTGAAGAAAG TACCACCGAAGGCAAAGGGCCGACGAAATCGCGAAACAGTCAAACCCATATCAGGCCTCGACGTGGATGCCCTGCTTGGGGAAGATAAGAAGCGTACGATTTCGGAAGACAACCCGGTGCCTGATTTCAAGCGAGCACTGAGCACTGCAGACGAAATGGACCAAATCGAAGATGCGACCAAACAAATGGGCACGATTGTGAGGACTCTGATAACGGACAGCTTTGGGGACAGCAAATATCCACGGGCTACAGAGTGTCTTGGTGTGATGAGAGAGGAGCTGATAAACATGGAAGAGCCTGAACTATTCAATACGTTTGTTCGGGATCTGAAGAAGAGTTTGCTCTCGGGCGCTCTTGGCGGCGATAGGAGAGATTACTGGTTCAAAATCAGGTGGTCTAGATTGGGACTGATTGACCAGAACCAGTCTGAAGTATCAAAAGTGACGCATgacgaagcagaagag TTCTACAAGTCTCGGTGA